The following is a genomic window from Homalodisca vitripennis isolate AUS2020 chromosome 5, UT_GWSS_2.1, whole genome shotgun sequence.
ctacTGGTTGGGACAGGGATCCACACCATGAACTACCGATCCCACTTTTCAAGACTAACCTGGCTCTACGTTAGTGTTTCTACCTGGACCCTCTTCCACATGGTTCGTATAGTGTACTGCTGAAATAATAAATCcgagaaaaatgtacttaaacACAAATCCGAGCTGTCAGGTATTAAATCCTACCGTATTAAAGCATTAATGTTTGTCTGTGTCAAAGACGTACAGAACGGAAAATCTAAAGTCCATGGAGTCAGATACTATAATATGGGGccactaaaaaaaaataatatatctaccAGAATCATGGTCCTTACACACATGATTCtgaaaattccataaaatattttggcTGAGCTTTGGTGAAGCCTATGTCTCGTGaggctatatacttgaaattgcACATGAAGCTTCATTGCCATATGAGGAATACCGAGTTCTATTATGGTGCATGTTATTCTAGCGATAACCAATACTTTtctatgggtaaccataatggcaacgagaaaatggcagaataaatacatttgttaacaaACTCCGTTTACTCATAGAGCCGAGTCTATGATTAAGAGTAGCATCGCCTTCTTGTCGTGTACAATCGCCTAGCAATGGTAGGGGGGAGGGGATTGGTGGTTTCAGTTGGAGAAAAAGGAAAGATTTGGTACTGGCTACGAAGTATACCATATATATCATGTTCCCAGTTTTTCAGCAGTCTTTCAATAtagttttgaaatacatttaacatGATAGAATTTCCCTCATCGAGAGCTGGGATGCCCAAATATGATATTCGTTAACACTTAAAACTTTCACTCAATTGATAACACTATTACGTTATCAATCAAGAACAGATTCACTTCAAATCGTGCTAGTTAAGTAGTTCGTTTAAAACTTGCTCCCAAAATCGGCGTCAGAGTAATTTGTACCAAGGCGAGGATAAACCAATGGAGGAGTTAAGACAGGAAACAGACGTTTTCATTGTGGCTTACAATACTCAAAATACAGAACCAAACGTCATACACATATACTTCTTtgaataatcaaatattatatagtaccgtaaacattaatgttaaaattaatttccacAAAAAGAAGAGCATTAAAACGAGACAGACGTTCTTCATAATTAAAGTTCCATCTGTTTTACAAAATCAGAACATTCATAATTTAACTCAACCGTTAATCAACCCCTGGTTGACAAGACAACGATATATCATGCCACTATCCAAAACGTATTATCGACTTCTCTTCTCGGGACCGCAACTTCCGTTGTTTTAGTATCAATATAACTGAAATGAATTAGGTGACTTCTTAATTAGTGTATAGGCTCGGGATAACAGGaatcttctaaaaaaatttttagtttatgttatGGCACGAAGTAGCTTCGTGTTTGAGGTGTTTTACATTATACGAGTATGTAGACTACGCTTTACCTACGCTGCTGTTTGTAATATACAGGATAAGTTGTTCTTAGCGTTgtggttatttttagttttgtctctctctctctctctctctctctctgtgtgtgccCCCACCATGGCCGGGGAGGATCTGGAGAATAGGGCCTGGAGCGGTCCCCTGCTTGTCGTAAAAGGCGACTAATTGGGGAATAAAAAGGGAGAGGCTCGTACTTCAGGCGCCTCTCCTGTAAAACTATGAGACCTACTACCCTATCTCAGTCGGGTCATGTTTTCGCTGAGTAACGGGCGTAACTCACAGTAAGAACTGAAGTAGAGGTTGGCATATGTCACCTCGACTCTGGGTGGTAGGCTAGGGAGGAGTCCCTAAAAACCATCTACATGCCCAATCCCAAGGTTATGGCAGAACTGTGCTGAAGGGATGCATGGTGCCAGGCTTGAGGCATCACGAGCAGTAGATGCCCTGGGATACCTGCCGTCCTCCCTTGTATGTAGGCTTGTCAGCGCAAGAGGCTCTGCGTTGATCGACGTATAGGACCTCAATACTCGTGGGAATAGTATGGGagacaacaaacaaaacaacaaacaaactgaATTTTCGGACACGAATATGGCTGGTACAAGGACTGAGAGAAAAGATGAGGGTGATGGAGTGGTTTCGGAGGGGGAGAGGAGGAGGATGGAGGCGGAAAAGGAGTTCTTAGAAAGACAATACAAGGAGAGAAAACTAAGCAGAACTGTCAGGGGAGACGCGGACTCGGCAGCCAGTAGTCAGATGGAATCAGAGTCAGAAACAGACACCAGGTGGAGCCCAAATGATGGGGGGAATAAAGCGAAAAGTAGGAAAGTTGAGGAAACAGAATATGAAGACCCTGAAGGAAGTGATGATGACGATGAACTGCATCTTGGGCTGGACCCCCTGGAAAACCTTGGAAAGACATTAAGGAAGATGCGAAATTGGTTTAAGCTGCCACAGATTGTAAAGATGGTAAAGAAAAGCTATGCCAGCAAGTTTGAGGAGTACATGGATGAAGTCCAGGAGCAGATAGTATTGGCGAGGGAAGAAAGAGCAGTCTTAGGGGCTAGGGTGGAGGAAGAAGGTGGTAGGATGGTGCAGATCCTAAGGACAGCAGTCAGGGAAGAATTGAGAGTGGGGCAAGAAGGGAACGAAGCAAGGAATCAGGCTACCTTTGCTCAGGCCCTTGGAAGAAAGGAAGTGCCTAAGATCACGGGGGTGAAGGGCCCAGTGCTGCCAGTACCAAAGTTGGTCGTAGTAAAGCAGGAAAATAAGGAAAGCGAGGAGATAAAAAGGAAGTTGAAGGAGCTTGTGAAGCCTTCAGAAATAGGGCTTAAGGTTAGAAGACTGAGAATGATCCGAAACGGAGTCATAATAGAGTCAGAATCTGAGGAAGGGGTGGAAAACCTCCTGAAAAGTGATGCGCTGAAAAGTGCGGGTATGACAGTAGAAAAGCCGACAAAGAAGAATCCCATGGTAATGGTCTACGATATTAATCCGGCATTAAGTAATGAGGCAGTTAAGGCAGAGATCTATAAACGGAATATGCATAGAAGTGAGATTGAGGAAGAGGACTTCAACACAGAATTCACGGTGAAGCACAAATACCAGGAAAAAACCGAAAGGAGAAACGAAGTTAAGAGGAACCATATGGTAGCCGAATATTCAGTGAGGGTGAGGAACTGGCTGAGGAGGAAGGGTAGGGTATACATTGAGTGGGAAAGCTGCAGGATTAAAGATTATGTGGATTTAGCACGGTGCTACAAGTGTCAAAGGTTTGTACATGTGGCAAAGTTTTGCACAAATGACAAGCCAAGTTGTTCGCACTGCGCGAAGGAGCATGTCTTCAAAGACTGTAAGAATACAAAAAAGGAGGAGGCCAGGTGTGCAAATTGTAGCAGAGAAGACAGGCTAGACGCGAGACACCCTGCAAGCTGGAGAGGATGCCCAGCGTATGAGAAAGCAGTAAAGAGGTACAATGAACAGATCGACTATGGAATATAAACTGGGACAGATAAATGTGGGAAGAGGAAGAATAACTATGGAGGAAATGGTGAGAGTTAGCCGGCAGGAGGGTCTTGAGGTGTTGCTCGTACAGGAGCCTTATGTGAAAGATGGACAGATTAATGGATGCGGAGGGAGGTGGTTTTTTGAAAGGAGAGCAGGAGTTGAGGTAGGAAGTGCTATTATGGTATTGGAAGATTCGATCTATGCCATGCTAGTCGCCCGAGAATCTGATAATACTTGCGTGAGTGTGATGCTAGAAAGAGGAAGGAAGTCACTGAAGGTTGTCAGCTTATACTGTCGGCCGTCAGAGGGAATTGACGGTCATCTGAGAAAAATAGTGGAGATCATCCGGAAGAGCAGGGGAAAAGGAGTCGTCATCGGTGGGGACTTAAACGCAAGATCCAGGTTGTGGTGGAGTGACAGGACGGATAGGAGAGGGGAGAAAGTAGAGGAAATGGTGGAAGCCTGTGAGTTAGAGATAGTAAACCGGTGGAACCGTTGGACAACCTTCGAGAACACCCAAGGAGGATCTTCAAACATCGATGTTACTCTAGGAACAAGGGACGTAACGAGAAAAATTGTCAACTGGGAAGTTGTAGAAGAGTCACTGAGCGACCATCGACTTATAAAGTTTGAAGTGAAGGAAATGGAGGTAGGAAGAACTTACAGAAATGAGATGACTGAAGGATCGTGGAACCTAAGAGAGGTTGACTGGGTGAGATTTGATGGAGTTCTGGTTGAGGAGGTTGAGGAGCTGCAGTGGGAAGGAAAAGAAGCAGAAATATGTGCACAGGAGCTTCAAGATGTGATAAAAAGGGTGATGGAGAGGACGGTGCCCAAGTCGAGGAAAGGTCAAAAGAAGGTGCATTGGTGGACAGAAACAATAAGTGAGATGAGGCTAAGGATGAGAAGATATGGTAAAAGATGGAGAAGGACACGGACTCAGGAAGACAGAAGAGCTTATGTCACAGCGAGGACAGCTTATGTATGGGAAATCAGGAAGGAAAAGAGGAATGCGTGGCAGAAGCTTCTGGATGAAGACGGTGAAAAGGACCCTTGGGGGAAGGCCTACAGGATCATTATGGAAAGATCAAAGAAGGAAACAACATTGGTCAGTATGAAGAAGGAGGATGGAAGTTTCACAACGACGATAGAGGAGACGCTGAGAGTAATACTGCAAGGTATGTTGCCAGATGACAATCAGGACGAGGATACTAATGATCAAATAACTGTAAGAGCAGAAATGGAACTAGTTAGCGAGGGGTTGGAGGAACCAGAATTTTCAGAAGAGGAGTTGGATGCGGCAGTAAAGCAAATGAAGAACAGAAAGGCTCCTGGGCACGATGGTGTGAAGATAGAGGTAGTAAAGAGGATGTACGGAAGGATAAAAGGGCATCTGCTCATCCTATACAATAAGATGTTGGCAGAAGGAAGATTCCCATCAGTGTGGAAAAAAGGAGtggtaaaaatattcttaaaaaataaagacaagaATCCCAGTGAGGTGAAATCGTACAGACCAGTGACACTACTTTCAGTCTTGGGAAAGTTAGGCGAAAAGTTGATAGTAACAAGAATGAAAAGATGGCTCAGCGAAGAAGACTTGTTAAGTGATAGGCAGTTCGGATTTAGGGAGGGAAGAGGAACAGTGGATGCGTTGATGAAATTGAAGAGGGATGTGGAGGAGACCGTAGAGAAATACGTGCTGGCCGTCTCCCTGGACATAGCGGGTGCATTCGACTCGGCATGGTGGCCAGAAATCTTAAGGGTACTAAGGATGTGGAATTGTTCGAGGAGCTTGTATTGCCTAATTAGAGATTACTTCCAAGGTAGAGATGTGTTACTCAGGGTAGGAAATGGAGAAGCAGGGAAGAGGATGACTCGAGGGTGCCCACAGGGATCAGTTGTTGGACCACTCCTGTGGAATGTGATGTTCGACAGCCTACTGAGATTAGATCTAGGGGAAGGAGTAACAATCACTGCATATGCTGACGACGCACTGCTGATAGTCAGAGGACAGAGTACACAACAGTTGGCTGATAGAGGTAGTAGGGCCGTAGAAAAGGTAATAGAATGGGGACAACAAAGgaagctgaagttttcaaaaGCAAAGACAGTGACAGTGATGTAGAAAGGAAAGTTGATAAGACCACCTAGGCTGTTAGTGGAAGGAGAATATATACGTTGCAAGAAGGAAATGAAGTACTTAGGAGTGGTAGTAGGACAGAGGATGAGTTTTGAGAAACATGTGGAGGAGGTGTGCGAGAAAATGAAAGGGGTCTACGCCAAACTGGCAGGACAGGCAAGAGCCAATAGGGGTATGACAGGGAGGCACCTTATGATGCTATACAAAGGTTGCGTAGAGCCGGCGATGTTGTACGGTTGTGAGTTCTGGGGGGAAAATGCCCGAAAGATTGCACTGAAGAGGAAATTGCTGAGCATGCAAAGAAGAGTTCTACTGAAGGTAGCAAAGGCATACAACACGGTCTCACATGACGCAATCAGAGTGCTGGCAGGAGTAACACCGATTGACCTGCAAATAGAAGAAAGGTGAAGAGGTGGGAGGATAAGGAAGAAGGAAGGGACGCCGCTGAGAGCAATGCAGCGAGACGAGAAGAGACTTTGGAAGAATGGCAGAGGCGTTGGCAGAATACCGAAAAAGGTAGGGAGACCTTCGAATACATGCCGGACATCAGAAGGAGACTGCAGCAGAAGTGGGACATGGACCATTACCTGACACAGTTCGTCACTGGTCATGGAAATTTCAAGGCGAACCTCAAGAGGTTTAACCTGGTGGAGGAGGAGAGGTGTGAGTGCGGAGAGCTAGAGACCGCAAATCATGTGCTCATGGAGTGTGAACTGTTTGAGGAGGAAAGAAGAGACCTCAGGCAGGTGATGACATCGAAGCATCTAGAATGGAGAAGAGGCAACTTTGACTTCGATGAAGAGACTATTTAAGAGCTCAGAACCACGACAAGAAGGATTGGGATAAAAAGAGAGGGAAACAGAGTTTGTAAGCTTGGAAGACATAAATTAATATCCCGATGATTCTCATCGCACAGGGGCGGTGAGATGAGGGGAGACGTGCTGTTAGGCTAGACACAAGCAAGAGTGTCGAGAAGAGGATTAAGTGGCCGAAGCCCgaagagaagaaagaagaggagaaggCAAGAGACCTGGCAAATAAGTCACAGACTTGTGTCAGGGGTGGAGGTGGGAACGAGGGGCTTCGGTCCCAGCACGTCTCTCtctgtgtgcgtgcgtgcgtgagcgcgcgcgcgtgtgtgtgtgtgagtccCGCTCCGCTGGGAACACGAATCTTTCATacgaattttatatatatatcattacatGGTCCTTTACACAGGATAGATTACCACGTCATACTAGAAGAGGGCAAGGCGTTCATTGACTCCTTCCAACACCATTCTCATTTAATCTAAGGATCCAACAGTCTTCGATGTCTACGTTTATACATTAACTGTCACATTAGAGAACCGCGTTGTGTTTACTGACAATTAAGTGTCATGGGCGTGACGGAGGAGTGGACAACAGCTATGTGTCATTACATGATCCTTTACACAGGATAGATTACCATGTCATACTAGAAGAAGGCAAGGCGTTTGTTGACTCCTTTCCACATTATTCTCGTTCAATCTAATGATCAAACAGTCTTAGATGGGTACGTATATCTAGAGTTAATTTAGTGTCACATTAGAGCGCCGTGTTGTGTTTACTGACAACCAAGTGCCATGGGCGTGACGGAGGAGTAGACAACAGTTGTGTGTCATTACATAATACTTTACACAGGATAGATTACCATGTCATACTAGAAGTGGGCAGGACGTTCATTGACCCCTTCCAACACCATTCTCGTTTAATCTATGGATCAAACCGTGTTCTTTGTGTAAGTATACCTAGAGT
Proteins encoded in this region:
- the LOC124362614 gene encoding uncharacterized protein LOC124362614 → MGDNKQNNKQTEFSDTNMAGTRTERKDEGDGVVSEGERRRMEAEKEFLERQYKERKLSRTVRGDADSAASSQMESESETDTRWSPNDGGNKAKSRKVEETEYEDPEGSDDDDELHLGLDPLENLGKTLRKMRNWFKLPQIVKMVKKSYASKFEEYMDEVQEQIVLAREERAVLGARVEEEGGRMVQILRTAVREELRVGQEGNEARNQATFAQALGRKEVPKITGVKGPVLPVPKLVVVKQENKESEEIKRKLKELVKPSEIGLKVRRLRMIRNGVIIESESEEGVENLLKSDALKSAGMTVEKPTKKNPMVMVYDINPALSNEAVKAEIYKRNMHRSEIEEEDFNTEFTVKHKYQEKTERRNEVKRNHMVAEYSVRVRNWLRRKGRVYIEWESCRIKDYVDLARCYKCQRFVHVAKFCTNDKPSCSHCAKEHVFKDCKNTKKEEARCANCSREDRLDARHPASWRGCPAYEKAVKRYNEQIDYGI